The Microplitis demolitor isolate Queensland-Clemson2020A chromosome 9, iyMicDemo2.1a, whole genome shotgun sequence genomic sequence TTGCTAGGAGTGGTGACTATATCTGGCCATAACTTTGTCCAAGACGATTTAATAGTTGATGACGGTAACGCACTCCACGACTGACTAAGAGCAAAAACCAAGTCTTTcatattaaattcttttaaagttttttctaTTGGTTGGTCTTTTGATACGGCTCTCAGAAGtaggttttttttatagtctTGCTTAACAAACTGAATGATGTTCTGGTCCATTGGTTGAATCAGTGCAGTGCAATTTGGCGGAAGAAATATCGCAGTGATGCATTTATCCTCAGTTGTCAGTTCTTCTTCAGACGGATGACCGGGAGCGTTATCAAGAAGCAACAACGCTTTTTGAGGAAAATTATGATCTTTTAACCATTTTCTAACTTCAGGTACGAAGCATTCATCAAACCACTTTTTGAAAAGGTCTTTTGTCATCCTTGCACTTTTTTGTCCGTAATAGTGTACAGGTAAATCAATGTTTTTGAATGCCCTTAGTTTATTAGATTTCCCAATGACCATCATCTTAAGCGCGTGTGTACCTGCAGCATTAGCACATGGTAGTATGGTTACACGCTCTTTACTCACTTTTCGTCCAGGTACGGATTTTTCGTTACAAGAAACGAAAGTTTTGTTAGGCATCACACGCCAAAAAAGCCCTGATTCGTCTGCATTGTACACCTGTGACGGGTCAAGATTTAAATCGTTCACCTTTAgcaaaaatcttaatttaaaggGCTCTATGCAGGTGACATCGTTAGAAAGTTTCTCTCCTGTAATAGTCATTAAACGTATGCCATGACGACTTTTAAAACGTTCTAGCCATCCTTTGCTGGCCacaaaatcatctttttttgttatttccttataaaaaaacttagcTTTCATGGCCAACATGGGTCCCGAAATTGGTGCATGCCTATTTCTTTCCTGAAGAAACCACATGTACAAAGCTTCTTCCACTTCTGGATGTTCAGCTTTCTTGAGTGTCTGTCTCTTGCCTGGCCCGCAGTCAGTAGTTGATACGAACTTCTTAATCTTCTCgtggttttttttaatgtcataaATTGTAGATCGGCCTACGCCGTATTCACTTGCTAAACTACTGAAAGTTTCATTGCGATTTAAGCGATCTAAAATAtcacatttttctttaattgtcAACGTTTTGTGCTTTCGCTTCTGGGTTTGTGACGACATTACTAGGTACTATACCTAATACACaatgaataaatagtaaacaatgAACGCACGCTAGGCCGTACCGCTATCACTAGTAGTCAAATTCAAACTAAGTAAAATAATGCATACGCGTCGAGCACAATAGCGGTAGCGCGTACGAGTTGTGACCTGTTCAAACCTGCGTGATCTACATTAGTGAAGATTGTCAAACATAATTCAAAGTCATGTCGGATTACAGGGGGCGCCGGATTAGACAGGGGCCGGATTATCGGGGGTCCACTGTACATTAATTGAGGAAATAAAACAAGTGATAGACATGTACCTCAACAAGCAGAAATTCACAATTAAGGATCTGATCTACATTAGAAAAgttctattttaatttcataaaagatggaaaatctaaaattacACATCTTACTTACGCATTTGATTTTCAATCActacttttatttcatttttattatataaaattagttttcttcgttaagtataaattttaatcaacttttaaattatcatttttgattttttttcatttgtt encodes the following:
- the LOC103572833 gene encoding jerky protein homolog-like gives rise to the protein MSSQTQKRKHKTLTIKEKCDILDRLNRNETFSSLASEYGVGRSTIYDIKKNHEKIKKFVSTTDCGPGKRQTLKKAEHPEVEEALYMWFLQERNRHAPISGPMLAMKAKFFYKEITKKDDFVASKGWLERFKSRHGIRLMTITGEKLSNDVTCIEPFKLRFLLKVNDLNLDPSQVYNADESGLFWRVMPNKTFVSCNEKSVPGRKVSKERVTILPCANAAGTHALKMMVIGKSNKLRAFKNIDLPVHYYGQKSARMTKDLFKKWFDECFVPEVRKWLKDHNFPQKALLLLDNAPGHPSEEELTTEDKCITAIFLPPNCTALIQPMDQNIIQFVKQDYKKNLLLRAVSKDQPIEKTLKEFNMKDLVFALSQSWSALPSSTIKSSWTKLWPDIVTTPSNDPQISVTSEVIEQVATETQISPEDLEIWCRGMDKEENVFHEMSDEDIIKEVSNYTTNNQEDNDDVIATAPQVTEQDAVNAFELGLQWAEENGTSYNELLLLRRLRDKALISRYNNLKQKKN